The sequence below is a genomic window from Cucumis melo cultivar AY chromosome 5, USDA_Cmelo_AY_1.0, whole genome shotgun sequence.
GGTACGATGTAATCAACTTAATTGACTGTTTTGTAATTGAAATACTAATCAAAACATTGTATTGGTGTTTTTAAAGGAGACTAAGTACATAGCTAAGATCAAATTAGCAAGTGCATTGGATTATGTTTAGAATTGAGATATTGGAGAAGAAACAACGAAAAACAAATTAGACATTGAGATCGTCAAAACGGATAATCAACTTAATTCATCAGGAGACTAGAGGGCTTTAGAAAGtttttctaaatatattttatgtttttcacCTCTAAGAGAGGATGTGAGTAAAACGTCCTTTCTCCTTATCTTCAAGGGGTGATAACCAAAACAACCAGTGTTTTAATATTATGTTGTTGATATAATATTAATGAATAAGCTTTTAAAATAGTAAtattaatagaaaaaaaatctcaaactGATTTTGTTTGTGAGAAAAAAAGCATGCACTTCCAGGCAtatactgtaacgacccaacttttcagaCTAAACTGAGGTTACTACTTACTACTAAGACTCAAtagtaaaacacacaaactcataaaaagacctgtttacgattcattaaaacctCCAATACATAAGAAAAGCAATTTCGAGCCCTATTTTAAATCGCTTTCCAAAAGTTCCAAAACATAATCTATGAAGTCATCAAAACCAAACAAAAGAACAGTTGTTTtaaccatgactccatttaataattaaaaagaaataaaaataacaaatacgTTCAGCTAAAGCATCGAAAACTAGAcatgtccatatggccttcacacatccttcttgcctctcacCGGTCTGCTCCTCGCGTACTAAGATGTCTAGAAGACTCATATATGGTATTAAATTCTACGTATAGGTGGATATCAATAAACTACAACACATAAGCTCAAAATTCATTAGTAAACTCACGACCATTTTATAGCATTAAGTCAACTAAAGATAGTTAAGTAGGGAAACAATGATAACAATTAAACAATAATATAGACTCcatttttagttttggttataAACCAATGATCTTTATTATAGTGTGCTCGCAAATGATCATCAAATGGATTATTACATCATAAAACTCTCCTAAAAAAAACATAGGTTTTTATGAATTCTAGATCAACCAATGCTAGAGCCAGATACTATAGCCATAGCAATGAGAATTCTCATCTCCCTATTAATTTGAGAAAGTGGATTTTGTTTGGGTGGTGGTGTAGTGCTGAATATCGAGGTACAACTTGCTTGTACTCTGGGTGCTATCCTTTCAGCATTCAACATTCCTCTATAATCTCTTTGTGCAAACGAATGTATCCCTTCACCAAACGCATCCTTCACTACCTTATATGCATTTTCACATACTATTAATGCATTCTTCAATGTTGGATCACTTACGCTTCTTAACAGCTCTTCAACGTATCCAAATGTACTAGTTGCTTTTGTGTAGCCTTGATTGTTTGCTATTCCAGTAGTCCTATATAGTCTACTGAACCACCTTTCAAGCTTCGATGGAAGGTTTGGCTGCAAAATGCAAATTCTTCCATTTGACGACATATTCTATTGAT
It includes:
- the LOC103499366 gene encoding uncharacterized protein LOC103499366; the encoded protein is MSSNGRICILQPNLPSKLERWFSRLYRTTGIANNQGYTKATSTFGYVEELLRSVSDPTLKNALIVCENAYKVVKDAFGEGIHSFAQRDYRGMLNAERIAPRVQASCTSIFSTTPPPKQNPLSQINREMRILIAMAIVSGSSIG